The following DNA comes from Hordeum vulgare subsp. vulgare chromosome 3H, MorexV3_pseudomolecules_assembly, whole genome shotgun sequence.
CATCTCCATGGCCAAGCTCTTCCCCGCGGCCATCGTCGTTCCCCGCACCTATGGAGGTGGCTAGCAGCTGCGCCGTCCACGTCTACATCGCCCGCACACAACCATTCAACCGGAGCCACATCGCATCGTCGCCCTGCTTGTCTTCTTCAACCTCGGGACACCGGACGCCTCCGTCAAATTCGTTGCCACCCTGCTCTCCTGCCCCTCATCGAGCCTCCGTGTGCTCCTGTGGTGAGCTCCTCTCCACGTTCCCCCCGTTTTCCCCCTCGAGTCACCGCCGTAGTtaccgtccccgagcccgtccaTATGTACGTGCGCGCCCGCGTGTGGCCTTGCCGTGGCCTACCGCTGCAGCTGCCCCCACGCTGCTCCCTGGTCGCGCTCAGGCGCTCGCCCGCTGCCCCCGTGTTGGCCGGTACAGCTGCTTGGCACGCGCCTGCGCTAGCTACTGCCGTTCGTTGTTGCTTGCTCTGCTTGCTAGCCGCCGCGCGCCGTCCGCGAGCGCCTCCTTGATACCTGTTGCTCCTCCGCGCCATCCGCACGCACGCGCTCTGTTGCTGTGCTGCTGCCACCCTACCTACTGCATGCAGCTGCGCTGCTGCctactgttgttgctatgctcGTGCTAACTACTTCTGCTTCTAGCTGCTACTCCCTTGCTATGCATCTGCTATTGATGTCTGCTGTGTTGCTGCTCCTATACCACTGTTGCCGATGGAAATGACCATTGTGGCCATATGCCCATGCGTGCACACACAGGGATCGGCTGGTTCTCTCGTGTCTAGATGAGGCCGGCCATGTTAGCTTAGGTTAATTAGTAGGAGTAGTACTTAGGTAAGCTACTAGCAGATGGCACGTCGACACCATTTCTTAGGttagtatttatttatttgtttaggTATAGCTTATGACATGCGGATCCACTTCTACTATCCACATGTTGACAAGTTAAATATTGACTGGGTCAACTCAGCtccctggccccacctgtcattggCTGTGGCTAGCCCACTACTGTGTAATAACAACATTTTTGTTAAAATTTGAATTAATAAATAAATCTAAAATATTGATAaatctttgaaaaatcatataaaataatctgtaatccggatgaaaatgttttgtacatgaaagttgatcagaaaaacgagacgaacccggatacgctatccattcgtttgtcacgcgttccTAGCATAGCGAACGTAAAACTTTTCCATCTGTTTCGGATGtccggtagtagctagagaccagggatatatcgtcagatattttttCCGATCTATCCATGACGTgtagtactgcgttagctcatgcctagcactgcctatagccatgtcatgctttgtgatgcATTTGATTGTTGTGTTATAAGTTGTGCTTCCCCACGTTGCTTCTTTCCCAGTAGAGCCCGAGACCATAGATGATCCGGTGTTCGACTACTTTCCGGTCGAGGATCCGTATCTGTCTgcacagcaacaaggcaagcaaacccccttgatcatacctatatcgcctattctttctccctcatgcttgcattagaatttttgctactgttgtagttagctcctatatttgaTGCATAGACTGTTTTTGATAAAGTGCTTCATTATTCTACtgcaccttaaaactgtttagtataggtggaggggTCATCCCCTTTTGCCCCCTTAGTCCAATTGCCCCTGCTTTATCGTCAATtctcgatcaactgatcgacgagccaagacccgacacaacactcacacccccttagttgtacgatgatgtagagctactatcgagtatcgagggtgacacctcgttacgtactctgATGTTAgtgttgtagtgtagttgaccggcggtggttctcggagggtgattccttcttcaccacttccgataatgacaatgtcgtacaacccctcaagcgtggcccatcgagggtgattcctccctggccaccttgatggttacatcgttcgggatccaacgaggctgatacctcggatccccctgatgttacaaccacacagttacttgaccgtgttactggaaactttgatgaataaattttaggtgggtggattcccgcgtgggtgtgtcgatgagttaattaaaatgttaatggatttgggtatttgatctgggttggtcggaggccttattcgcactaaccgtctacgtgggagaagttatgggtactcgacgtcgtggtataagccgaatctcttcagacgtcagcaatggagcggcgcgccccCGAGTAGTCTGGATTAtcaccgttcttgtataagaggtgccaggactgacatagGCCACCCTCGCAATGTGCAGGAGCGCagtgggtgatgggcccatgaaccctgcgtgcttaggatttagaccggcaggctggcctctctgttgagtctaggtggggctgcgacgtgtcgatgtttTGAGGCAGGGCATGACCCAAGAAAGTATGttcggccagagtttatcgagcgtgacagggaatatgtggtgcacccctTCAGGGAAgaaattatctattcgaatagcggtgtccacggttacaggacgacttagagttgtgtccgatcttatacaactacaactgttacttatctggaatgttgctccgggattgcttcctcgcagggagtcgaggaagaatctttggtcatgactttaattaatattgctccaacaatatgactattaattgtgttacctgctctaccctcgtctattgctgcaagacccctgaatatGCTAGTCTTCGACAGGACtagtcttctctctctattctggcattgctgcagtcagtccacatagaaccccctttctttgatactgatgcatacttagcatagttctgatgtcagtcttgcgagtactttggatgagtactctccGTTGCTTTGCTCTCCCTTTTTCCCCTTGATTCgttgctacgaccagatgatggagcccacgaGATGGCATATCCCGCCGAAGACGACTGCTACCCGGCCGGAGCCTGCtgctacatggaggccgctgacgacgaggagtagtttaggaggtttccACGCAGGAggtctcgcctcgttcgatcgttgtatcttttgtgctagccttctctaaggcattatcatgttcATGTCTGTATTCAGATATTTTTTGCTTCCGGtgacttgtgtgtttatcgagcctctgtattctagccctcgaggcccctggcttgtaatatgaagcttgtatgtttttttgtgtctagagttgtgttgtgatatcttcctgtgagtccttgagcttgttcgtacgcatttgcgtgtatgattagcgtgcgATCAAATTGAGGGCGTCACAATCGTTGACACAAAAGTTTCAACCATAtgtttgaaaagcttcaaccacaCACCGACGAGAAAAAAACATGTCATTTTTGCTACCACCaacaacggaaatagcttcaaccgTCGTGGAAAAAGCTTCGAGCGACATGGAAAAAGTTTCAATCAAAGTGAAAAAAAGCTTCAATCGGGGAGGGAGGGGGACAAACATGTGCATGCACGAGCGTCCACGGCGACGAGCGGCGAGCGACAAGGGGAAGAGGGCATGGGGATGCTGTGATGAGCGGTGACGACGGGGGAGAGGATGAGGTGCTCGTGCGACAGGAGGTCGGAGTTGCGCGGGGCGGTGCGCCGGTGCGGAGCGGACGAGACGCCAGATCTGACAACTATTGGAGTTCGGATCGAATAGTTGCTGCGCAACCCGCTGAAGCGTTCGTGTCGGTGCGACGTCGCAGAGCTATGCCCTTTCtaatctatatctatatctatacctactaataaagaaaATAGGTATTACCTACTAATAAACTGAAATAAGTATTCTTAATCCGTCATGCTATTTTATGCAAAAAACTTGATGTTCCTAACATTAAACTCGCAGCACATATTAAACGTTTaaaaaaaatactcatatcttctaaaccatagcttcaaatttaacatattatatatggattttgattaaaaaaatatgtaaaatctGAATATTATGTTATTTTACCTGTTAAAATTTTTAAATATATTATCAAGGACGCAATCTTAATCAATAATAAATTACCCGTGTTTTTTCATACCGATACTGCTTTGGATTGTGGATGAAAAAATCAAGATTAGAGACAAAATTGAAGATCACTTGACCTTTTCTttttacgtattaaatctacatgcaaaccGTATTTAAATAGAAGACATGTGGAATCTTGAACTGCGTTTCTATAGGTTAAGATCACCTTTGTTTGGGTCATAGGTATAAACACTCAAATTATAaacttttttataaattaaaagtATGTAGTATTGTTTTTTCCCATTGCAACGTACGGGCCCTTTTGCCGCTTTTGCTAGTCTTATCAACAAACCAAAGGCGGTGATTTCCAGTTGGATCAGCAAATCAAAGGCTATATGTCTGCTGGATCGGCTCCTTTTTTTTGTTAGGTAAGGCCATCATGGCTGGCTTTATTAATTCAAACTAGGATTTACATCATAATGCTGGATCGGCTCTTAATTAGATGGTCGGGAGACAAACATGTTTACCATTTGTAACTGTTAGATTGTTTCATAAAGAGTTTTGTAATTAGTCCCTTGTTTCAAACCGATCAATCGCTAGATTCTGCAGTGGTCCGTGTCACAAATAATATTATGCAACAAGATTCATGTTGTCATTTATTTTTCTACAACACACTTCAAGTTGAAGAAAAATCGCAACACAATCTATGTTACCAAAAAAACACCCTTATATAAACCTttctttgcaaatatttttgtaataagATCTCTGTTGCCTGATCAACTGATTATGCTAGATGTGATGACTTGCGATGCGTCAGATCTTTCTAAGAGATTCGCCAACATAGCAATCCTTTTTACATTAAATACAATTTTTAAAAATGTGTATATATAACATAGATACATTTTATCTTGTCATGATTTAAGTTTTCACTTTTTTTAAACCATGctatttttgatatataatatatgGTTTTGTCTTAACATGATCAAAGTGTCATCAACATGATGACGGATATTGCTACACCCATCACATACTCTCTTCATGCATAGCGATCACTTCCTACCAGGATCGACTCCTCGTTGTGTACTTATGGGCAGGCTGAAGTAGCTCCTTCATAATTTTGTGTGTATCTGTGTGTGTGTTTTCTTTGGATTTGTTTCtagtttttttcatttttgttgtatCCTTTCTTTAgtcatttttgttatttttttgttgatTTTCTTTCCAtgttttccttatttttttttatacccttctcttcttctttcattttctattttttgtgAACTTCTTTCAAATTATAGATTTTTTTTCGAAGTTATGAATATTGTTTAAAATTTTGAATATGTTTTTGAAATCATAAATATTTTGAATTCGCTAACATTACTTGATAATGAGCGAACATTAATTGTGAATACTTTTTGAATTCCTGAACATTATTCTACAAATTCAAGAACATTATTTGAACTGatgcatatattttttaatcttgtgAACATCTTTTATTCGGTTATTTTTGATttgacattttttaaaatttggtaATTAATTCAGAAATcccgatttttttattttttcatacaTGTTTTGAATCAGCGAACCATTTTCGAAGCAATCATTTATTAAAAAAAATGGGAAGTTGTTttggaattcaaaaatatattttgAAGTTTGCGAACATTGTTGAaaaattcatgaacatattttgaacttgcaaacatttttttctaATTCTTGACTATTTTCTAATATGCACTTTTTCAAATCATaaacatttttttttaattttttgattATTCTTGGAATATCCAAGCATTTTTTGGAATCCGTGAAGTTATGTAATTtcctcaacatttttgaaaatgatgaatattttttgaattcacataaCTTTAATGATTTGTTGAAAATTTGTTCTGAAATGCGCAGGTTTTTGGAAGGTTTGAGATTTTTAAAAATCCTCAATTATTTTAACGAAAACAAGAAGCAGGAAAAtccgaaataaaaaataaagtgtGTCCCGCCCCATACATGGGCGGCTCTAGGCGTGAGTAAGCAGGTCGAAAACTCGGTCGATTACACAACAACCATATGATTGAGTATATAATGATCGTTGGATGAGTGAACACCCGTAACAAAAAAAGTCAACCGCTACTAAGGAAACGCCTAGCAGTAGTGTAGGTTTTCTCGTAGCAGTAGCGCGGGCGCCCGCGCTACTGCTACGACACCCCATCTAACTTTTATGAACCGCGCTACTACTAACGTGCAATAGCAATTGCAAGCTTTTAGAACCCACGCTACTATTATTAGTTTCAAAAACGTTAAAAATCTCGATCTCGTGCGTGGTGTCAATAGTGTCAATGGTTCGATCGAGTGACAACGAGGGTCGTCGGAGGTGCGGACGAGCAGCGGTAGACCAAATTGGCGACGACTGTTGGAGGGAGACCGGATCTAGGGCAGAGCAAGACGACAGTGTAAGGATCCTCTTCGCTTCCAAGACAAAGAGCTCCTCATTGGCCATGTCGACGACCTGTGCAGGCATGGGCCTAGGAGGTGAGTAAAACGGGAtgaagagggagagggaaaaagAGAAACAAGGGAGaaaggaaggagatggtgggcACATCGGGGTTGGTCGCCGGTGGTGAGGTGCTCTGTCGTGGTGGCATGGAGGCGAGTGAGAAGACACGCGAGCTCCTGGACGCCAGCGACGCGAGGATGCGGCCTTGTTCaacgccatggaggaggaggcaggagAGCCTATGGAGAGAGGGGaagagtgagggagagaggaggtttTCGACCGAAGATATGAGGACTTCACCTATTTTGTACTTAGTAGTATCGAGGGGTATAatcccgcgctactactatcaacttagtagttGCGTGGGTTTATACCCCTACTAGTATGGCATGTCCTAGGGGAGCACGATAGAGACCACTTAGGAGTAGCGAGGGGTATAAACCCACGCTACTACTACCAACTTAGCAGTAGCAAGGGTataaacccgcgctactagtaagtAGCAATAGCGGGGGTTTTAAACGCTCACTAGTAGTAAGCGTCTACCTATaagctttttcctagtagtgaacgCAAAGCAGGTGTACCTTAACCTCCCCCGCGTAGCCCAACACCAGCACAACACCGTTCTGCTCACAGAAAACCTGTCGCTAGCACGCTCATGGCCGAAATTGCCACCGGTTGCGCCACGGCTCACTAATGCTTGACATCACCGCCCCACCACGATTGCTTGTCTACCACGTTTGGTTGCAACACAGggcgcttcaactcttccatctcACCACCATGACGGATGCAACATCAACACCATGTCGATTGTAGCACTTGTTGACTTCATTTGAAGCTCACCACCATGCTAGTTCCAACTTACTATCGTGCCGGTTGCAGCACCAGGGACTTCTAGATGCAGCTCGCCGTCGTCCTCGTGGCACACTCGATGCACTAGTTCAAGATTTCGGTGGTGCCCGTGGTAGCACTCCAGGTGGCTGGTTCCAACATATCGACTAAGTCCCGGTTGGTTCCAGCTCTCGGTCGTAACATTGTCGGCGGTTGGTTCCAGCTCTCGGTGATGCCCATTGTAGCATCCTAAGTCCCGGTTACATCATCCATGCATCACCCACATGGTTCGCATGGCCACCTTATTGAGATTGGTCGAAAACTTAACCGGTCAACAGGTAAGAATACTTTACATGACACAAAAGGGTGTAGGGGGAGCGGGGTTCACATTTCTTGATTCGCGGCGAGCATTGTGTGGGATAGGAGGTCATGCCGCACCCAGAGGGAAGACCCATTTCTTATTTTCCGCCTTAAGTGCCAGTTACAGTTCAACTCGCTAACCGGCGCATACCCTCCACTACACTATGTATGTACATGGGCCAGCCATGTAGGTCTTTTCTTTCCACCATTTTTTTGGGAATCCTCGCAATGAATGTAGTGATGGTTTTTTGAGTgattttttcttttggttttcctCATCATGTTTTGTTGCCGGTTTTCTCATTTTGTTTTTCCTattcttttttccctttttgatttcagttttttttatttttcattttaatcAAATTCCTATAAGTATTTTCATAAATCCATAAACTTTGTGTGCAATAGTTGTTGTGGTGTTGATAAATTCACACATTGTTTCTTTTTCTGAAGCATCTATTTGTTGAGAATGATGAACTGGCCTCCATGTTTCTTCAAACCATATTTCTCTCCAACAAAACTTTGGAATTCTGGTAAATCTAGTTGCAGTAAGAAAGAAATATAGTTTAGATTCTTGAGGGCGCATTCTATAACCATCATTCAATCTTCCTCGATCACTCAGTGATAAAGGCTTGCTCGTCTTCTACATAGTAGAGACTCTTTTTCGTGTGATTGGTGCTTTCTTGAGGAGATAACCTCACTCGTTCACATCAGAAATGGCAATGATTCCAATTTCAAAAATAAATTTACCATTGAAGGCCACACTTTGTGGAGTCTTGCTGGTTGTCGTGGATAGAATTGCTTCGATGCAATGGAATGCATGGAAGTTGTAGCATGTTGAGCGGTGTCACGATGAACCGATGGTCATCTTTATATAGTGATCGATATAAATCTGAACAACAAATGTCCTGATGGTGCCAATTTTGTAGGAGATCTTTGTAAACATGGCTGCCTTGAAAGGTATGCTTTTACATGAAAGGCGGGAAGATAATTCCAAAGATCACAACATTGCTGGGTATTTTTGGGCAGGGTTGTCGTACTGACAGTGAAAAGTTGATTATAATCAATAAAGCCAGAGAGGGTTTCCACTAAAACTGTCTCGTAAAATGCACATCAAAGTTGGTGTGTGCTGTAGAAGCCtttgagggattgagcatcaccgctacatcatcaatttacaaagcCCATGTGTTGGATGAAATAGTTAAGCAACTTGCTTCCAAGGATGAAGAGATAACAATACAAAAAAGGATGAAGAGATAACATTGCGGAATAAAAAGTTGTTGTAACTTGGAAATGACAACTTAAGTTTGTCTCGGGGTCGAGATAGAAAATATGATGAAATTTATAGTATTTACCAACAACTTGATGCTATTTCGAAGTCATTATTGAATTATGAGTGGGGTCTTTCAGGGTTCCAATGTAACTTTTATGGTGCAGAAGATGTGAGTAAACATAGAGACAAGGAACATTCCTCTAGAAATGGTTGTGCAAAGGATGAAAGTCTTGATACCTCTCCTAAGGCTTTCACATACGTCATTTGAAAAGCTTGGATCTGGAAGATTTGATAGGCCTTTTAAATAAAGATATGAATCGTATGAAAAGGCAACATGATACGGTCGTGTAAGAAAAGACAGAAGAGATAATCATACTAAAGGGAAAGCTCCTAAAAAAGAAGGATCCAACCCATGGCATTTACGGAGCAACAAAGAATTCaagcaaataaaaaaggaaatcgAGGAAGTTATGACAAGATTGGATGGTAGGCAGAAACATTTGTTGACCAACAAAACAAGAACGATGTTTTAGATATTGAAATCCAGCAAATACAAGGCACTACTAGTAATACTCAAGTAGAAGTGTGGGCTTTTCCAACTCAGGTATCACACATTGCATCCATAGAGGTAGATCATGCAAACAAAGTTGGAATGCTAGAATCCTATATTGAAGACGTCAATCATTAGAGAAGAGATAGATATGATTGTACTAAGAGAGTTCGTTAATGAAATAGAAATATAGGTGTATGGTAATGAGATGGACAATAACATGAAGCAAGACCTTTTCTCATTCATTCAGAATGAATCTATAGCAGAAGCAATGTTAAACCTCAGTTCTTCATTGTTAAAGTACAATGAGGAAAGTGGTGTTGTGAAGCGGCCTACCCTATACCAAGGCGGGAGATTGAGAATCTGAAGCAAGATGTTAACTTGTTCAGTAAAGTAGTGAGTGAGAAATAGGTGTCCCGGATTGGATTGAGAGCAATAAAGGGTCATATGGATATATTTTCCACCAACTTGATTTACTTACACACAAAGTGGAAAAGCAAGACTTATGTATATGTGAAAAGAACAAGGAGCTTGATATGATTATTGAGAGGCTCGAGAAAGCTCTACATCATGTACGTCAACATGAGATCAatttgagtgagttacatgatagaTTTAGAAATGCTACAGACTCACGAATGCACGCGGAGAAACAAAATGAATATATACGTAATGTTATcgaagaaaaggagaaaatattCACATCAACCATTTATAAAGAGAAGGTGTTCAAAGAACACATGACAAGTCGTGTTGAATATATGAGAGAGTTTGAGAATCTTGTCAACAAACTATCATTGCAAACAAAGTTCAACATAGTAAATAAAGGTGTTTCTTTTTTTGCATAGCATTAGTACTAGGTGTATGTGTTTATTTTGTGAAAACTAGATAATTTGATGAAAATTTGTTCTTACCTTAACCAATCTTGCCATATGATTACCTCTATAGTTTATATTACTTATGACTATTCTATGTTGTATTTTCTTGAATAAGAATGGTGTCCTTTTCAGTCACAAGTTTTGTACTCAAGGACCAATATAAACACCTCACGAAAGAAGGCAATCTTTGGGAAATGAAGACATTGCGATACAAGGAGATAACCGAGACAAGAGGCTCTAATCTTCAAAAGGTTGAGCTCGATGTAAATGTAATTTCAGATCCTAACGACTAGGAATACATTATTGCTTCTCTGCCATGTCTATTGCTTTGTCTACAACATGCAACAAGGTTATAACCTTGATAATGACCTAAAGTGGGAGGCGAGTGATGTAATGAGTTGAAATTTCTGGTTTTTTTCTGCAGGTGGATTGACTTGGTGATGAGGTTTATGCCTTAATAGATCTTGCAAAAATATATGCGCTTGACCACTATTCTAGGGATTTTTAACACTTTACTAGGGTAAACCTCGATAATATGATCCTTCTCTGATTGACATTGGCAAAAGTACTTTGCTAAATGCACAAATTCATATAACATGAATGGTAAGGGAAATTCAATCTACTAGTTTGTTTCCTCATTAATGAATTTATTTGCATGCAATTTTTAGGGTATGCCTAGGATTGCATACACCTCCATAGCCGCCCCTTCTAAGCCCACCTCCCATCCCCTCTTCTCGCCACAGCCGGAGCTGCCTGACGGGCAAAGCCCGCTAGGTGTTGGCGACGGGGCCTCCTCTCCTCTTTGTCAGCGGTGTGCGACATATCCAACAGCGGGGGCGTGCCGCTTTGTGGGGCGCGACAACGAATACTCAGCATGGAGGGCTACGTGGTGACTACGGTAGCACACGCCCACGCTAGTGGAGGTAGAGCATGTGTGGTGGCATCTGATATTTGTGATCTGCGttaggttttccgtgaagaggaacgagtgatgtaacacaatataggtaagtatttccctcagtagacaaccaaggtttatcaaaccaattggGGTAACAACCAACCCCGTCTTCAACGACTACACATGAAAAGgaaaatacttgcacccaacgtgggcaagagggttgtaaatccccttggactcgttattttcaAGCTTGTAAGCAGTATGGCTTGTGCGaggtaattgtaaattgcaaaataaacagaaaataagtaaatggaagcaaagtattgtagcgtttgtaaatatataagagaTATACCCGTGGGCCATAGTTTCCCCTAGtgacattgatgacccacaagtataggggatcaattgtagtcgtttcgatatgtaagagtgtcgaacccaacgaggaggagaaggaaatgataagtagttttttaGTAAGTAATTCTGTGCAAATGCTGTAAATGACGCTGATAGATAGtttggtagcaagataattcataacaagtgacaagtaacaatagtaacaaaggtgcaacaaggtagcccaatcccttttgtagcaaaggacatgccttaaagtactcttatattaagcaagcgcccccgagggcacatgggaatttctgtccagtcatgttcatcatgttgagttgattcacgttcgctactttgataatttgatatgtgggtggacggtgctaaggtgttgttcttacttggacaaacaaccaacttatgattaacctctcttgcaagcatccacaactacaaaagaggaattaagataaatctaaccatagcattaaacgtgtggatccaaatcatcccctcatgaagcaacacataaactggggttcaagcttttgtcactctcacaacccatcatctacttgttactccacaatgacctcccttaggcccataaaattgtgaagtgtcatgtagtcgacgttcacatgagatcactaagagaagtaacaacatacatgtcatcaaaatatcaaacgaataccaactttacatgattacttataacaagacttctcccatgtccccaggaataaAATTAACTACTtagacctcatcaacatgttcaagattagaggtataataatagtgattaaggatctgaacataatatcttccaccaagtaatccaacaaatatcaactacaagatggaatcaacacaactagcaacccacaggtaccaatccgaggttttgagacaaagattgaatacaagagatgaactagggttgaagatgagatggtgctggtgaagatgttgatgaacattggtcctcccatgaaggaggaagcgttggtgatgactatggcttcgatttccccctcccggagggaattttccccggcagaatctctATGTCGGAGAGCAACAGGGCGTGTGCCtaggtttccacctcgagacggcggcgcttcatcctCAAAGGtcgcttatgattttttctaggtcaaaacacaccatataggataaGAGGGGCGTGAGAGGGCCTCCAAGGGGTCcaaaagccatcagggtgcgaccgtgccctgttggcttgtggccagcaactgtccccctctggtatatttttggcccaataattcttaaatattacaAACAcattctccgtgaagtttcacaTCATTTGGAGTCTGTTGATTTTTCTACCTTTTTCACGGTTTCCCtgtctagaattccagtttcgagatatttccctcttggtgatgtaccttgcatattcagagaaaatggcataagaacttatgataatagggaataatggacaagaataacacaaatatcaataataattcatgatacaaaatggacgtatcaactcgcccaagcttagacctcgcttgtcctcaagtgaaagccgagcTCGAAAATAATGACCACTTGATTTGAGAAGGAGTCGATAAAAAAAATACAGACATAagtgcatcatgaatattagcatagcaaAACGTATTTTGTCATACATCTTCTCATAAACAAGCaacaatccattcacaactattgtggtatgaagcataaaccttaTTGACAATCAAGAAACTATGTTCTCAATCATTTGGAcaatcacaattcatcatattttagaggagagtctatgtaagagctttcttatTAGAAACTTCACATAATCAACtattatttagtcttctatgattacttacactcaagtcatatttttggaggtcatgtttccataggacacataggaa
Coding sequences within:
- the LOC123439725 gene encoding serine/arginine repetitive matrix protein 1-like, yielding MATPSGAWRPSAPSPTHTRPSSRPPRRTLASPPSPSRRCSLHAHAPMRPSPWPSSSPRPSSFPAPMEVASSCAVHVYIARTQPFNRSHIASSPCLSSSTSGHRTPPSNSLPPCSPAPHRASVCSCGELLSTFPPFSPSSHRRSYRPRARPYVRARPRVALPWPTAAAAPTLLPGRAQALARCPRVGRYSCLARACASYCRSLLLALLASRRAPSASASLIPVAPPRHPHARALLLCCCHPTYCMQLRCCLLLLLCSC